A window from Mus caroli chromosome 2, CAROLI_EIJ_v1.1, whole genome shotgun sequence encodes these proteins:
- the LOC110290220 gene encoding olfactory receptor 1013-like — MDEENVTAVTEFILLGFTEDAVLQQVLFFIFLTIYIISLLGNVTLISLICADSRLHTPMYFFIGNLSFLDLWYSSVYAPKILITCITEDKSISFAGCLAQFFFSAGLAYSECYLLAAMAYDHYVAISNPLLYSQAMSQRLCASLVAASYLGGFANSTIITSETFTLSFCRDNIIDDFFCDLPPLVKLACDVKESYQAVLYFILASNVITPTVLILASYLFIIVAILKIRSTQGRLKAFSTCGSHLTAVTLYYGSILFIYSRPSTSYALERDKVVSVFYTVVIPMLNPMIYSFRNKDVKDALRKMLDTVKLS; from the coding sequence ATGGATGAGGAAAATGTTACTGCAGTGACAGAGTTTATTCTTTTAGGATTCACAGAAGACGCAGTGTTACAGCAAGTACTCTTTTTCATCTTCCTTACCATTTACATCATCAGTCTGCTAGGGAATGTTACTCTGATTTCTCTCATCTGTGCTGATTCACGACTCCATACACCTATGTATTTCTTCATTGGAAACCTGTCATTCCTGGATCTCTGGTATTCTTCTGTCTATGCCCCCAAAATCCTGATCACATGCATCACTGAAGACAAAAGCATCTCCTTTGCTGGTTGCCTGGCTCAGTTCTTCTTCTCTGCTGGGCTGGCCTACAGTGAATGCTACCTACTGGCTGCCATGGCTTATGATCATTATGTGGCCATCTCCAACCCCTTGCTTTACTCCCAGGCTATGTCCCAAAGGTTATGTGCCAGTCTTGTTGCAGCATCCTACCTTGGTGGCTTTGCAAACTCCACCATTATCACCAGTGAAACATTTACCCTGAGCTTCTGTCGAGACAATATCATTGATGACTTCTTCTGTGACCTGCCTCCTCTTGTGAAGTTGGCGTGTGATGTGAAAGAGAGCTACCAGGCTGTGCTCTATTTCATATTGGCTTCTAATGTCATCACTCCCACTGTGCTTATTTTGGCCTCCTACCTCTTCATCATTGTAGCCATTCTGAAGATCCGTTCTACCCAGGGCCGCCTCAAGGCCTTCTCTACATGTGGTTCCCACCTGACAGCTGTCACTTTGTACTATGGTTCAATCCTCTTTATTTACTCCCGGCCAAGCACAAGTTATGCCCTGGAGAGGGACAAAGTGGTGTCAGTGTTCTATACTGTAGTGATTCCAATGCTTAACCCTATGATCTACAGCTTTCGAAATAAAGATGTCAAGGATGCATTGAGGAAAATGTTAGACACAGTCAAGTtgtcatga